A window of Exiguobacterium sp. Helios genomic DNA:
TGCTGCTTTTTTGACTTTCCGTGCGAACAGTCCGCTCAGTCCGACGACTCCAAACGCGATCGTATAATCGAGTAACGGCTGGACGACCGTCAGGATTTGTGGAGCGAACATCAGTTGAATCGTTCCGACGAGCGCTCCCGTCACGACCCCACCGACAACGCCGTGACGAAACGCCATGACGAAAATCGGTAACATCGCTAAACTAATTGAACCACCTTGCGGCATTTTAAATGGGATCAATAAATCGAACACCACACCAAGACTTGCAAAGATTGCAATTTCCATTAACATTTGTAGCCGTTTCATCCTTTTTTCCTCCTAAAAAATAAAATCGCAGGACGGCAAAAAGGCAGTACGACGAACGCCGTACTGCCTGCGTGCGCCACATCCCTACGTCCGTCTGAACGGAACAGGTTCGAAGGGTTAAAGTCCAATCACTTCTCTCAGCCGCTTGACGCGACACCCCTTGCGGTCATCATTTAATTTTGATTCTGCCCCTATTATACGTGAGCAGCATTCCGAATACTAGTGATTGCTTCTGAATAATCCGGTGCATTGTAGATAGCGGAACCTGCAACAAGTACGTTTGCCCCATTCTCGATACATAATTTTGCTGTTTCCGCATTAACTCCACCATCGATTTCAATCTCGAAGGATAGATTTTGTTCTGCTTTCATTGCAGCCAGTTGATTTAATTTCTTCATCACACCTGGAATGAACGCTTGTCCGCCGAATCCCGGATTGACCGTCATCAATAAGACCATGTCCACATCTTCAAGCACGTGTTCGATCGTCGACAGCGGCGTATGCGGGTTGAGTACTACTCCTGCTTTCGCTCCAGCTGCTTTGATTTGTTGCAACACACGATGGACATGATTCGTCGCCTCCACGTGGAAGGTTACGATATCAGCACCTGCTGCAACGAAGGATTCGACAAAGTTTTCCGGACGATCAATCATGAGATGGACGTCGAGAACCATATCTGTTTTTTGACGTAAACTGCTTAATACAGGGAGTCCAAAGGAAATGTTCGGAACAAATTGACCATCCATGACATCAAAATGGATATAATCGGCTCCCGCCGCTTCAACTGCTTTGACATCCCGCTCTAAATTTGCAAAATCTGCTGATAAGATTGATGGTGCGATTTTAATCATCTTAATACCTCCGCGTCCGATTCTTGATTTCCTCTACAAACATACCATAATTCGTATACCGGGAAGCCATGATTTCATGGGCCTCGACGGCTTTTTTAACGGCACAACCGGGCTCATTCAAGTGCAGACAGCCACGGTACTTGCATTCGTCCTGTAAAGCAACAAATTCAGGGAAACACCATCGTAACTCCTCGAGTTCCATTTCGTGCGGAAAATCGAGATTCGAAAATCCCGGGGTATCTGCAATTAAGCCTTCGCCAAGCGGAATCAATGTCACATGACGGGTAGTATGGCGTCCACGACCAAGTGCCTTCGAAATATGACTCGTTTCCAGTGCCAACGAAGGTTCCAAGGCATTCAACAACGAACTTTTCCCTACACCGGATTGTCCGGCCAGGACACTCGTTTTATCTTTTAACAACGGACGGACAGATTCGACTCCGGCCAATGTCTCACTTGAAGTTTCGATGACGTGATATCCGATGGTCCGGTAAGCGGCAATGGCTTCCAATACCCCTTGTTCGGCTTCACCTTGTAACAAGTCCATCTTCGTCAAGATGATGATCGGTTGAATTTCCTTTGCTTCAATCAACACTAAAAACCGGTCCAACAGATGGGCAGAAAAATCAGGTTCTGCTGCCGATACGACCAACAAAGCTTGATCGATATTGGCAACTGGTGGGCGGACCAAGAAATTTTGACGGTCTTTTACTTCCAGGATATATCCGGTCTCACTTTCGATGTGTAACACGACTTCATCGCCGACGACAGGGCTGATGCCCCGTTTTCTGAAATTACCGCGTGCCCGTGAACGGATTTCACCTTGAGGCGTCATGACATCATAAAAGCCACCCTGTAAACGGATAATCGTTCCATCCCGATTATCTTCAATTCGATTTTCTGCCATCCTATGCCCTCCTTTGTCAGGATTAACGTCCTGCTCGTTATTCTTGTGATTTTGCCTGATTGTACGTAATCGTCTTCGCCCGGTAAACTTCGTCATCTTTATAAATCGTAATCTTGCCTTCTTCTCCCGGATCAATCGTCAATGGAACATCAAACGTTTCATCCTGATCAATCGATTCTTCGATGACGGTTCGTTTTCCTTTGGCATCTTCCGTCTCAATCCGGACGAGTTGACGTGGCGCAGGCTCCTCGTCTTCACTGACGCCATCATAGACTACTTTCTCGGGGAACGTCGCCGTGATGGTCTTTTCTTCCTCTCCGCGAGAAATAAAGACCGTTACCGAATCGTTCGGTTCGACTTGCGCACCGGCTTGCGGATATTGACGAATGACCTGATCGAGCGCGACCTCACTTGAGAACTCCTGTTCAAACGTCCCGTCCAGTCCCATCTCATCCAAATAAGCTTTTGCTTCAGCACTCGATAAGTCAGTCAAATCTTTCAGAACGAATACGGGTGATCCATTTGAGACCGTGATGGTAATCATCTGTTCTTTCGCGATGACTTCCGTTCCAGCTGAAATGGATTGCCGGATGACATTCCCACGTTTGATGTCTTCAGAGTCTTCCCGTTCGACATCCACTTTTTCAAAACCGCTGTCCTTTAAGATGGCGATCGCTTTTTTCTCTGTCTCATCTGAGACGTCCGGCACCTCGACCGGATCGCTTCCTGTCGAAACGATCAAATCCACCGTCGATCCTTTTTTAACCGTCGCCTGTTCACGCGGTGACTGACTGATGACGAACCCTTCTTCCACCGTATCACTTGAGCGTTCGGTCGATTCCACGATGAATCCCATTTTTTCAAGCTTCGTTTCCGCGTCGTCGGCATCTTTCCCCGTTACATCCGGAACGACGACCGTCGGGTCAGGCCACATGGCAAAAGTCGTTGCGGCTCCAGCCATTATGAATAACAATAATAAGATGATCCACCACGCACGTTTCTTTTTCTTTTCTGGTTTTGACATGACGGTAGCGACCTTCGGAACCGGTGCTGTGTGTTCGATGTCTGCTGTTGGCAGGGACACTGGACTGAGCACCATCGTTTTTTCCATCAAATCGTCACCGCGAATGCCTTCACTTGCCCGTTCAGCTGACATCGCGGTCACCATGTCTTCTTTGAAGGCAGCGACCGTTTGTTGCCGATCATGCGGCGCTTTCGAGAGAGCTTGCATGATGCAATTTTCTAAAGCTTGCGGCACAGCCGGATTTAACGAGGTCGGACGACGGGCAGTATCTTGCAGATGTTTCAGTGCGACAGCAACCGGTGAATCGCCTTCAAACGGAACTTGCCCCGTCACGAGTTCGTACAAAACGGCTCCCAGCGAATAAATATCTGATTTTTCATCCGCAAATTTTCCTTTTGCCTGTTCCGGCGAAAAGTAATGCACGGATCCGAGGACTGACATCGTGTGGGTCAGGGTCGCATTCGACATGGCGACCGCAATGCCGAAATCGGTCACCTTGACAGTCCCATCCTCACGGACCAGCATATTTTGCGGTTTGATATCGCGATGAATAATCCGGTGTGCATGGGCATGATCAATTGCATCACAAATTTGGCTGATGATGTCAATCGCTTTTGCGACCGGCAATGCTCGCCCTTCACAATACGTTTTCAGTGTCATGCCATCAATATATTCCATTACGATATAATAAATCGCTTCTTCTTCTCCTACGTCATAAACCGCGACGATGTTGGGATGATTTAAACTCGTCGCAGCATGTGCCTCTCGTTCAAATCGACGGATGAATTGTTCATCATGCGAAAACTCTGTACGTAAAATTTTGATTGCGACAGTTCGATTCAAGATTTCATCATATGCCTGATAAACGTTTGCCATCCCGCCATTTCCAACTAACCGTTCTATGCGGTAGCGGTCGTTCAATCGATCTCCGTAACGCATATTCAGATCCTCTCTCTTTCTTTAAAACGGATTGCAGCAATCGTAATGTTGTCTGCGCCTCCCCGGTCATTCGCCTCGGACACGAGACGTTCGACAATCGTATCGAGCGGTGCATCTTCTTGAAGCAACCGCTCGATGACTTCATGAGGCACCTCATCCGACAAGCCGTCGCTGCACACTAACACGATATCATAGTCCGGTGCATCCCGGACTTGAATGTCGACATCCACGGACTCGTTCGAACCGACGGATCGTGTAATGACATTACGACGGGGATGATTTTCAAGCTCTGCTTCCGATAATTCCCCTAATTGTTTGAGCATGTTGACATAGGAATGGTCATCCGTCAGCTGTTTTAATTGTCCTTCTTCCAGGGCATAGACGCGGCTGTCCCCTACGTGTCCAATGACAAGTAAATCATCCGACCAGCAGACACAGGCCATCGTCGTGCCGACAATCGACAAATTTTCGACTTGAGAAAAACGTTGAATCTGCGCATTGGCTTCTTTCACTAATCGTTCAATCCAGGAAGATAACTCCATCGGGCGGTTTGGCATATCTGCGTATGCTTCGGCAAAAATCTGCTTGACGATGGCACTCGCCGTTTCACCGGCTGCATGTCCCCCCATGCCGTCAGCGACGACAGCTAATCCTTGTGTCGCATCGCCTACCAATAAGACCGTGTCCTCATTTTTTGAACGGACCTTTCCAGTCGTCGTCAAATAAGCTAACTCCATACCCGTCCTCCTCATCGTTTTTTATTATCCTGTTGGTTCATTCACTTTTTTGAATGCAGCGATATAAAAACCATCTGTACCAAGTGATGTCGGGAGTAATTTTAATTCAGCCCGTTCACCAATCAGCGATTGAACGGCTTCCGGCATCCGTGTTTTGAATGTCTCGTCAAAAACAAATCCTTGGCTGAGAATATAGTCCGTTTGCTGCTCATTTTCGAGCGGATCCATCGTACAGGTTGAATAAACGAATGTTCCATCCAGTTTGACCAGCGGAAGAACCGCTTCCAGAATCTGCCGCTGAATGACCGGCAACTGCGTTAAGTCTTCCGGACGTTTCGTCCACTTGATATCGGGTTTCCGGCGAATGACACCGAGTCCCGAACACGGTGCGTCGACCAACACCCGGTCAAACGACGCCTCCTCAAAACGTGTTCCCGCTTGACGGGCATCCAGTGCTTCCGCCTGAACATTTTCAAGTCCAAGACGAACTGCCTGTTTTTCTAGTAATTTCACTTTGTGTGGATGAAGATCCAGTGCCAACAACGAGCCGCTCGCCAAACCTTCCGCGATATGCATCGCTTTCCCGCCTGGGGCCGCACAGCTGTCCAAGACACGGTCTGTTGGTTGTGCGCCTAACGCTGCAGCAACCAGCATCGAACTTTCGTCCTGGAGCGACAGGTAACCACGTTCCAATAAATCCGTCTGTTGCACACTGCCACTGATGATTTCTAGACCGTCTGGTGCCGCATGGGCTGGTTTCGCACTGACGCCCTGGGCTTCCAGTAATTCAATCGCTTCTTGTCTGTCTGTCCGGGTCCGGTTGACACGTACGGTAACGGGGGCCGGTTCATTGTTCAGTCGGCACATCTGCCACGTTTCTTCTTCTCCGAATAATTCAATCCACCGTTCGACGAGCCATGCCGGATGGCTTGTTTCGATACTGATTCGGTCGACCACTGAAGGAATCGCTGAGAAATCAGGTTTTCCTTGTCGAAGGACGTTCCGCAACACACCGTTAACAACTTTCGCGATATGCGGTTTACCTCGTGTCTTGGCAATCTCGACTGCCTCGTTGATGACGGCGTGATCCGGAATCCGGTCGAGATAAAACAGTTGATAGACACTCATCCGTAATAACGGACGCATGAATGGGTCCAGCTTCTTTTGTTTCGTTAAGAACGGTTCTAAAATATAGTCGAGTGTCAATTCACGGCTGAGCGTTCCGTACACCAGTTCCGTATATAAGCCGACATCCGCTTTTGAGATAGCACGTTTTTCAAGCATCTGGTGGACGGAAATCGTGGAGAAAGCCCCACCTTGACCAATTTTTAATAAAGTTGTTACTGCTGCATCTCTGACATTCATGCTTGTTCGCCTACTTTCTGTCCAATCGTCAATGTCTGTCCGACACCACGCATAAATGTGGCACCGTCCATCCGTTTTTTTCCGGCCGGTTGTACATCTACTAATTTCAATGCGACATCAGATCCGGTTGCGATGACCGGTCCGTCGGCTTCGAGGGCAATGATTTCGCCCGCCGGTCCGTGACCCGGGACTTTTTCAGCAAAGTAGACTTTCAGACGGTCTGAACCAAGCATCGTATACGCACTCGGGAAGGGATTCATTCCGCGAATTTGATTGTATAACGCTTCTCCGGGACGTGAAAAATCAAGTCGTTCCCGTTCCCGGCTGATATTCGGAGAAAACGTGACGTCTTCCTCCCGTTGCGCTTCCGGTGTCAACGTACCTGCAATCAACTGCGGTAATGTTTCGATTAATAATCGGGCACCGGCAGCACTGAGCTTGTCAAACATCGTTCCGACCGTGTCACGCTCTTCAATCGGTACGATGATTTTTGATAACATATCTCCAGCATCCAGCTTGTCGACCATATACATGATCGTGACCCCTGTTTCTGTTTCCCCGTCGATAATCGCCTGATGAATCGGGGCTCCGCCGCGATACTTCGGTAATAAGGACGCGTGGACATTAATCGCGCCGTATTGTGGGGCTTCGAGCACTGCCGTCGGAACGATTTGTCCGTAAGCAGCCGTAATGATTAAGTCCGGTTTTAAATCAAGCAGCTCTTGATAGTCTTCACGGATTTTAATTGGTTGTAACACCGGGATTTCGTGAGACAATGCTACTTCTTTCACCGGTGTCGGCTTGATTTCACGTTTGCGTCCGACGGGTTTATCCGGCTGGGAGACGACACCGACGACATCATAGCCGGCATCAATCACTTCCCGGAGCGTTTTTGCGGCAAAGTCCGGCGTCCCCATGAAGACGACGCGAGGAGATGCTTCTGTTTCGACTAATTTATCCGTAAACAATACACCGTCCAGATGATCCATTTCGTGCTGAATCGCCCGTGCAAAAAAACCATTCGCCTTAATTTTGACACTCCGTCCTAGACGGTCTTGTGATTTGACAACGATTTGCTCAAACCGTTCGACCGGTCCGAAAATTCCCGGCATGCTCAAACATCCTTCGTCATCGATTTCTGAACCGGATGCTTCGATAATTTCCGGGTTAATCAGCTCGATTGGTCCCGTTTCATCATCCGTATGGACGACGGCGACACGAATCGGCTGATTGATTTGCGGCGCAGCGAGTCCGACGCCGTCATATTCGTACATCGTATCGAACATACGATCAATCATTTTCCCTAATTTCTTATCAAACTTCGTTACTCGTTGGCATTTTTGACGCAATACTTCATTTGGTACTTCTACAACTTTATACATAGTTTGCCACCTCACATGAATACAAATGGATTTAAATCCACTGTTACTTGGACTTTTTGTTTGATGCGTAATGCAAGCATCGCACGGAGTGCCTCCCGTACTTCTTCTTGACCTTTATGTTTTAAAATCACCTGTTGGCGATACATGTTTTTCAACCGTGCGAGCGGGGCTTCGAGCGGACCGTTGACAATTAAATCGTCTGATTCCAAATGCCGGAGTTGTCCGGCAATCGCTTCTGCTTCTGCTTGGGCTTCAAGCGGATGGGCCGCTGAAATCGTGATCAATCCTAAAAACCAGAAGGGCGGGTGCCCCCCTAATTTGCGCAACTGCATTTCCCGCTTATAAAACGCTTCATAGTCATGCCGTTTTGCCGTCTGGATGACGTAATGATCCGGGTTATACGTCTGGATGATCGATTGACCGGCAAGTGCTCCCCGACCGGCCCGCCCTGAAACCTGTGTGATCAACTGAAACGTTCGTTCACTCGCCCGAAAATCGGGAATTCCGAGTGTGGCATCCGCAGCAATGACACCGACCAGTGTCACATTCGGAAAATCAAGTCCTTTTGCAATCATTTGTGTCCCGAGCAAAATATTTCCTTCGCCGCGCTCAAACGCATTTAGTAATTTTTCATGCGCCCCTTTACGTGACGTCGTGTCTTGATCCATCCGAATGATTTTGGCTTCCGGAATTAAATGTGCCAGTTCTTCTTCGATTTTTTGCGTTCCGGTACCGAACTGCCGAATTTTTTTCGATTCACACGACGGACACGTTTTCGGCATCGCTGCTTCAAATCCACAATAATGACACTTCAGACAATCTTGGTGTTGATGATAAGTCAGATTGACAGCGCAATGAGGACATTGAAGCGTTTCTCCACAATCCCGGCACAGCACGAATGTCGTGTATCCCCGTCGATTGAGGAGCAAGACCGTCTGTTCGCCCCGCTCGATGCGCTGTTTGATTCCTTCGACAAGCGCGAGGCTGAACGGCGTTCGATTGCCGCGTTCTAGTTCTTTTCGCATATCGATGATCTCGACCGGTGGAAGTTCGCCTCCGAATCGTTCTGTCAGAGGGAGGTAACGATAGACCCCTTTCTGAGAGCGTGCATACGTCTCTAGAATCGGCGTCGCACTTCCAAGGACGACGGGACATTTATGGTATGCCGCTCGCCATGTTGCCACGTCCCGGGTATGATACCGCGGATTTTCTTCTTGTTTATAGGTCGTTTCATGTTCTTCGTCTAAAATGATCACACCGATGTTCGTTAACGGTGCAAAAATCGCAGATCGTGCTCCGACGACGACGTCCACTTCTCCATGCGAAATCTTGCGCCATTCATCGTATTTTTCACCTAACGACAACCCGCTGTGCAGCACGGCGACACGGTCTCCGAACCGTCGTTTAAAACGTTTGACCATCATCGGTGTCAAACTGATTTCCGGTACGAGCAGAATGGCTTGGCGTCCCCGTTCAAGCATGGTATGAATCGATTCGAGATACACTTCCGTTTTCCCGCTCCCGGTCACCCCATGGAGTAAAAACGTATTCGTTTCATCCGGTGCCGTAATCGCATCGACGGCATCCTGCTGGTGCGTCGTCAACGTAGAAGGAACAAAGATATCCTGGACAAGATGTTCATACGGATTCCGGTTCACATCAATCGTCTCAACCGTAATGACGCCTTTTTTCTCCAGACTATTGAGAATGCTGACGGTCAAATCGAGTTCATGCATCACTTCACTCCATAACACCTCCGGACGTTCCATCAGATAATCACGAAACAGGATCTGCTTGGTAGCTTGTTTTGATAATTCAATCGTCTCATCAAGCAGGCGGATCCGTTTGTCCGTTTTAGAGGTTTTCTTTTCTTTGACAACCGGTTGGAGGTGCACCTCTCCCTTTTGAGCAGCTACTAAAATCTGTTGCTGGACCTCACTCGGAAACTGGCTGATTTTCTTCTGATTCCAGTGAACCAGTCGCGGGTCTTCCGCCAAAATCAGTTTATCATAACTGACTTTCAAAGCAGCAGGTAACATCGCGAGGAGCGCTGTCGCCTGATAGCAAAGTGTCGTCTCTGATAAATAACCCGACAGTCGAAGTAATTCTTCCGTATACGTCGGAGTCTCATCGAGAACACGTACGATCGGTTTGATTCGTGCGAGATTGGTCTCATCCTTCACGGCTACGACGATTCCGAGTAAGGAGCGCGGACCAAACGGAACTTCGACACGCATACCGGGAACGACGAGATCACGCCATAAATCCGGTACTTCATAGTCAAATGGCCGATCCACCGTCGCAGCGGCGACATCGACGATGACTTCAGCAATCATCGTAAGGCCTCCGCGAACTGTTCGATTAATGCGGTTGCTAATCGGGTCTTCGATTGTTGATCGTAATGGACGGCTCCATTACTTTTACCGTAGACCGTGACTTGATTTTCATCACTTGAAAAACCGATATCCGCACGTGAGACATCATTCGCCACGATGAAATCCGCCTGTTTTCGAATTAATTTTTGTTTCGCATGTGTTTCCAGGTTTTCCGTCTCTGCTGCAAAACCAACTAAAATCTGTTTGGTCTTCCGCTCACCAAGTGTTCGTAAGATATCAGTTGTCTCTTCCAGTTCAATCCGTAACGGTCCGTCGATTTTCTTTTGTTTGCGATCATACTGGACAGTCGGGCGATAATCTGCGACCGCCGCTGCCATGATGACCAAGTCTTGTTTGTCATAGACGGCTAACATCGCTTCCAGCATCTCCTCACCGGATTCGACAGCAATCGTCGTCATACCGGTCGGCACTGTCCCACGGACCGGACCGTGAACAAGTGTGACGGTCGCTCCGGCATCCCGAGCCGCTTCCGCAAGCGCGATGCCCATCTTTCCAGATGAATCGTTCGTCAAATAACGAACCGGATCAATTCGTTCCACCGTCGGACCGGCACTGATCAAGACATGACGATTTCCCAGTTTTTTGGTTTCGAAAAGACCGGATAATGTCTCGACCAATTCTTCCGGTTCAGGCAACCGCCCTTTTCCGACCCAACCGCATGCCAAATTCCCGACGCCGGGTGCAATCAAATGGACTCCGTCTGCCATCAGCCGGTCCATATTTCGTACCGTCGCCGGATGTTCGAGCATATTGACGTTCATCGCCGGAGCGACAACGACGGGACAAGTCGCAGCCAAGATGGTCGTCGTGATAAAATCGTCGGCAATCCCGTGGACAAGTTTCGCAATCAGATTCGCTGTTGCAGGAGCAACGACAATCAAATCGGCTTCATCTGCTAAATCGATGTGGGCAATCTTGGATGCATCATGCTCAATGAAGACATCATCATAGACCGGTTTCCGCGTCAGTGCGGCAAACGTCGTTTTCCCGACGAATTGTTGGGCATTCTTCGTCATCGCGACTTGAACGTTCGCTCCGGCCTGAACGAGCTTCGATGCCAAAGCCGCTGCTTTATATGAAGCGATTCCGCCTCCGACACATAATAGGATGTTACGATTCGTTAGCATGATGAATTCCTCCTTATTGAAAAAAACAGCCACAATGAGGAGTGGCTGCTTCAAAATTAGTCTTGCGGTTGGTTCGTAACCACGACTTCACCAGAAAAGAGTTCTTCGAGCGCTTTTCCGACTGGTTTGTATGATTTCGGGTTCGCTACTTTCACGCGTTTCCCGTCTTGGATTTGACGCGCACGTTTTGCTGCGACCGTCACGATTGTGTATTTCGAAGGCACCGTCTTTTGAAGCTTGTCTACTGATGGATATAACATGTTATTTGACCTCCATGGCTTTTTTATACAAGGACGCAACGCGTTCCCGGCTACAATGTTCTGCAGTGACGATTGCTTGAATTCTGTCACATGCTTTGTGGATCTCATCATTCGTGACGACATAATCATAAGCATCCATCATCTCAATCTCTTCTTTCGCGACAAGAAGACGTTGTTTGATGACTTCCTCTGATTCCGTTCCACGTCCAACAAGTCGGTTACGAAGTTCCTGTAGACTTGGCGGAGCCAAAAACAGAAAAACAGCTTCCGGAAAATGTTCCTTAACCTGCATCGCACCCTGCACTTCAATTTCTAAGATGACGTCTTTTCCTTCATCCAAGATTTTGTTGACCCAATCGACGGGTGTACCATAGTAATTGCCGACGAATTCCGCATGCTCGAGCAATTGATTATTGGCAATCATACTTTCGAATTCTTCACGTGTCTTGAAGAAATAATGGACACCATCCACTTCTCCCTCACGCGGTTTGCGTGTCGTACATGACACCGAATAGTGCAAATTGTTGTCTTCGTCTTCGCGTAAAGCACGGCAAACTGTTCCTTTACCGACACCACTCGGACCAGACAATACGAGTAATAAGCCACGCTCTTTAAAAATCACTTCAGAACCCCTCCATCTAACAAACTTCACATTGTTTCATATTAGCAGTAGAGACAGGAAGTTCGCAAGTGGTCTTTTTCAGCTCGACTGCTTAATCATACCATAAACGTGCACTTTCTGTTACCTTTAGAAAGTGGAAACGAAATCAAGAAAGAAGGTAATATCATGGCTTTTGATGGACTAATGACGACACG
This region includes:
- the coaBC gene encoding bifunctional phosphopantothenoylcysteine decarboxylase/phosphopantothenate--cysteine ligase CoaBC, giving the protein MLTNRNILLCVGGGIASYKAAALASKLVQAGANVQVAMTKNAQQFVGKTTFAALTRKPVYDDVFIEHDASKIAHIDLADEADLIVVAPATANLIAKLVHGIADDFITTTILAATCPVVVAPAMNVNMLEHPATVRNMDRLMADGVHLIAPGVGNLACGWVGKGRLPEPEELVETLSGLFETKKLGNRHVLISAGPTVERIDPVRYLTNDSSGKMGIALAEAARDAGATVTLVHGPVRGTVPTGMTTIAVESGEEMLEAMLAVYDKQDLVIMAAAVADYRPTVQYDRKQKKIDGPLRIELEETTDILRTLGERKTKQILVGFAAETENLETHAKQKLIRKQADFIVANDVSRADIGFSSDENQVTVYGKSNGAVHYDQQSKTRLATALIEQFAEALR
- the rpoZ gene encoding DNA-directed RNA polymerase subunit omega, translated to MLYPSVDKLQKTVPSKYTIVTVAAKRARQIQDGKRVKVANPKSYKPVGKALEELFSGEVVVTNQPQD
- the gmk gene encoding guanylate kinase; protein product: MFKERGLLLVLSGPSGVGKGTVCRALREDEDNNLHYSVSCTTRKPREGEVDGVHYFFKTREEFESMIANNQLLEHAEFVGNYYGTPVDWVNKILDEGKDVILEIEVQGAMQVKEHFPEAVFLFLAPPSLQELRNRLVGRGTESEEVIKQRLLVAKEEIEMMDAYDYVVTNDEIHKACDRIQAIVTAEHCSRERVASLYKKAMEVK